Proteins encoded together in one Vitis vinifera cultivar Pinot Noir 40024 chromosome 4, ASM3070453v1 window:
- the LOC100854263 gene encoding uncharacterized protein LOC100854263 — MGNMGYKYKRVGRRSWHGGRGFRLNPKRFSVLIRVRVRLMYLFRLCGQAVESLKRGISRSRSTKKGSDSSRSRMSLMMESGDCRFRSFGRTNSFYSEAIADCLEFIKRSSLSVDDIAQAANDIDR; from the coding sequence ATGGGGAATATGGGGTACAAGTACAAGAGGGTTGGGAGGAGATCGTGGCATGGAGGCAGAGGCTTCCGGCTGAACCCCAAGAGATTCTCAGTTCTGATCAGGGTGCGGGTCAGGTTGATGTACTTGTTCAGGCTGTGCGGGCAAGCTGTAGAGTCGCTCAAGAGAGGCATCAGCAGGAGTAGGAGCACCAAGAAAGGAAGCGACAGCAGCAGGAGCAGGATGAGTCTAATGATGGAGAGCGGGGACTGCAGGTTTAGATCGTTTGGGCGGACCAACTCCTTCTACTCGGAAGCCATTGCAGACTGCTTGGAGTTCATAAAGCGCTCTTCTCTTTCTGTAGACGATATCGCTCAGGCTGCCAAtgatatagatagatag
- the LOC100251768 gene encoding serine/threonine-protein phosphatase 7 has translation MSDAEIPEAVTWPTNGSLTLEWVDHLMTAFEWCSGNLPPTDFPSLMPVAVFDSLVLTASKILHKEANCVRIDPSPLDSTVVVVGDVHGQLHDVIFLLRDSGFPSQNRFYVFNGDYVDRGAWGLETFLLLLAWKVFMPDRVFLLRGNHESKYCTSVYGFEKEVMTKYGDKGKHVYRKCLGCFEGLPLASIIAERVYTAHGGLFRSVAVNLPKRSKGKKNRRISFNPEMKSLSLGSLEELSKARRSVLDPPWEGLNLIPGDVLWSDPSMSPGLSPNKERGIGLLWGPDCTEDFLKKLHLKLIIRSHEGPDAREKRPGLAGMKEGYTIDHVVESGKLITLFSAPDYPQFQATEERYQNKGAYIVLEPPDFDNPVFHTFEAITPRPKVNPYYDYEDVIDSDEELDFSRNDVHSADEGQSVPVFHI, from the exons ATGTCTGATGCGGAGATCCCGGAGGCAGTGACATGGCCGACGAACGGGAGTCTAACCCTAGAATGGGTGGATCATCTCATGACCGCCTTCGAATGGTGTTCCGGGAATCTTCCTCCCACCGATTTCCCTTCCCTTATGCCTGTTGCCGTCTTCGATAGTCTGGTGCTCACTGCTTCCAAGATTCTCCACAAAGAAGCAAACTGTGTTAGGATTGACCCCTCCCCCCTCGATTCCACCGTTGTAGTCGTCGGCGACGTCCATGGCCAGCTTCACGATGTAATCTTTCTCCTCCGGGACTCTGGCTTCCCTTCCCAAAACCGCTTCTACGTCTTTAACGGAGATTATGTCGATAGAGGCGCCTGGGGCCTTGAGACCTTTCTTCTCCTGCTCGCTTGGAAG GTTTTTATGCCAGATAGAGTGTTTCTCCTCCGGGGAAATCATGAATCTAAATATTGCACGTCTGTATATGGTTTTGAGAAAGAAGTAATGACCAAATATGGTGATAAAGGGAAGCATGTCTACCGCAAATGTTTAGGATGCTTTGAAGGACTTCCTTTGGCCTCTATTATAGCTGAACGTGTTTATACTGCTCATGGAGGGCTTTTCCGTAGTGTAGCTGTTAACTTGCCTAAGAGatccaaaggaaagaaaaatcgGAGAATAAGTTTTAACCCTGAAATGAAGTCACTTTCTCTTGGTTCTTTGGAGGAATTATCAAAAGCTAGGAGATCGGTTCTTGATCCTCCTTGGGAGGGTTTAAACCTGATTCCTGGTGATGTGCTGTGGTCAGATCCATCAATGAGCCCTGGTCTCTCTCCAAATAAAGAAAGAGGCATTGGTCTATTGTGGGGTCCTGATTGCACAGAGGATTTCTTGAAGAAGCTCCATCTAAAG TTGATTATTAGATCACATGAAGGGCCTGATGCAAGGGAAAAGCGACCTGGTCTTGCAGGAATGAAGGAAGGGTACACTATAGATCATGTTGTAGAGTCAGGAAAGTTAATTACTCTGTTTAGTGCTCCAGACTACCCACAATTTCAG GCAACTGAGGAGAGATACCAAAATAAAGGGGCCTATATTGTCCTAGAACCCCCTGATTTTGATAATCCTGTGTTTCATACTTTTGAAGCGATTACTCCAAGGCCTAAG GTAAATCCCTACTATGACTACGAGGATGTGATTGATTCTGatgaagaattggactttagCAGGAATGATGTACACTCCGCGGATGAAGGTCAATCAGTGCCTGTTTTTCACATATAA
- the LOC132252530 gene encoding uncharacterized protein LOC116803646: protein MGLVEILEEEDTSPSSTAIKPNKPYQNPTSMADIECPNIRNICILAHVDHGKTTLADHLIAAAADGLVHPKQAGRLRFMDYLDEEQRRAITMKSSSVTLRFNDIYHINLIDSPGHMDFCSEVSTAARLSDGALVLVDAVEGVHIQTHAVLRQAWTERLSPCLVLNKIDRLISELKLSPLEAYSKLVRIVHEVNGIMSAFKSQKYLSDVDLLLAGPAGENLENLELVEDDEEDTFQPQKGNVAFVCALDGWGFRINEFAEFYVSKLGASAAALQKALWGPKYYNQKTKMIVGKKGMGGGSKARPMFVQFVLEPLWQVYQAALEPDGDKSMLQKVIKSFNLNVSARELQHKDPKVVLLAVLSRWLPLSDAILSMVVKCIPDPMRAQSFRISRLLPKREVSDDGPSSNVLAEAELVRKSVEACDFSPEAPCVAFVSKMFAVPIKMLPQRGPNGDILNNSTDEGGSGESDECFIAFARVFSGVLFAGQRVFVLSALYDPLKPEAMQKHVQEAELHSLYLMMGQGLKPVALAKAGNIVAIRGLGQHILKSATLSSTKNCWPFSSLVFQVSPTLRVAIEPSDPTDMGALMKGLRLLNRADPFVEVSVSARGEHVLAAAGEVHLERCIKDLKDRFARVSLEVSPPLVPYKETIQGEVSDLLENLKSLSGSLDYIERKTPNGRCCVRVQVLKLPPSLTKVLDKSADLLRDIIGGKLGQSNKSSETQRSSRLEDENSIEALRKRIMDAVEGDILGGTEESDKDRAEKCKAMWLQFLKRIWALGPRQIGPNILFTPDSRGEDVEFPVLVRGSSHVSERLGFVDESSNGGMDAEPSSVVTPALCMEAESLESSVISGFQLATAAGPLCEEPMWGLAFVIEARISPLEGQQSDDLETSYQPLEQYGIFTGQVMNTVKDACRTAVLQKKPRLVEAMYFCELNTPTEYLGPMYAVLARRRARVLKEEMQEGSSLFTVHAYVPVSESFGFPDELRRWTSGASSALLVLSHWEALPEDPFFVPKTEEEIEEFGDGSSVLHNTARKLIDAVRRQKGLPVEEKVVQHATKQRTLARKV, encoded by the coding sequence ATGGGGCTGGTGGAGATTTTGGAAGAAGAAGATACAAGCCCCAGTTCAACCGCCATCAAACCCAATAAACCCTACCAAAATCCTACTTCCATGGCTGATATAGAGTGCCCCAACATCCGAAACATATGCATACTGGCTCATGTCGATCACGGCAAAACCACCCTGGCCGACCACCTCATCGCGGCGGCCGCAGATGGCTTGGTCCATCCGAAGCAGGCCGGGCGTCTCAGATTCATGGACTACCTCGACGAGGAACAGCGGCGGGCCATCACCATGAAGAGCTCCTCGGTAACTCTGCGTTTCAACGATATCTACCACATCAACTTGATCGACTCTCCGGGTCACATGGATTTCTGCAGCGAGGTTTCCACGGCAGCGCGGCTCAGCGACGGCGCTCTGGTGCTGGTGGACGCCGTGGAGGGCGTTCACATCCAGACCCACGCCGTGCTCCGCCAGGCCTGGACCGAGCGGCTCTCACCCTGTCTTGTCCTTAATAAGATTGATAGATTGATTAGTGAGTTAAAATTGAGTCCTTTAGAGGCGTATTCTAAACTGGTCAGGATTGTTCATGAAGTTAATGGGATTATGAGCGCGTTTAAGTCACAGAAGTACTTGTCGGATGTTGATTTATTGCTTGCAGGACCGGCGGGTGAGAATTTGGAGAATTTGGAGCTTGTGGAGGACGATGAAGAGGATACTTTCCAACCTCAGAAGGGGAATGTGGCGTTTGTGTGCGCTTTGGACGGGTGGGGTTTTAGGATAAATGAGTTTGCGGAGTTCTATGTCTCAAAGCTCGGGGCGAGTGCGGCTGCATTGCAGAAGGCGTTGTGGGGGCCCAAGTATTATAACCAAAAGACTAAGATGATTGTGGGGAAAAAGGGAATGGGTGGAGGTAGTAAGGCGAGGCCTATGTTCGTGCAGTTTGTGCTCGAGCCACTGTGGCAAGTGTACCAGGCAGCTTTGGAGCCTGATGGAGATAAGAGTATGCTGCAGAAGGTGATTAAGTCCTTTAACTTGAATGTGTCAGCGCGGGAACTTCAGCATAAGGATCCAAAAGTTGTGCTTCTAGCTGTGTTGAGTCGATGGCTTCCCTTGTCGGATGCAATCTTGTCAATGGTGGTTAAGTGTATTCCGGATCCAATGAGAGCTCAATCTTTTCGTATCTCACGTTTGCTTCCCAAGAGAGAGGTTTCAGATGATGGGCCTAGCTCTAATGTGCTTGCAGAAGCGGAGCTTGTGAGAAAATCGGTGGAGGCTTGTGATTTCAGCCCTGAAGCACCATGTGTTGCTTTCGTGTCAAAAATGTTTGCAGTACCCATTAAAATGCTCCCACAGAGGGGTCCAAATGGggatattttaaacaattctacTGATGAAGGTGGAAGTGGTGAATCAGACGAATGCTTCATTGCATTTGCGAGGGTTTTCAGTGGGGTTCTTTTTGCAGGACAGAGAGTTTTTGTGCTTTCAGCTTTATATGATCCATTAAAACCGGAGGCAATGCAGAAGCATGTGCAGGAAGCTGAGTTGCACTCCTTGTACCTCATGATGGGTCAGGGGTTGAAACCAGTGGCATTAGCGAAGGCAGGGAATATTGTGGCAATCCGAGGCCTTGGCCAGCATATATTGAAAAGTGCAACTCTTTCATCCACAAAAAACTGTTGGCCTTTCTCGAGTTTGGTGTTTCAGGTTTCCCCAACGCTAAGAGTGGCAATTGAGCCTTCTGATCCTACAGATATGGGTGCCCTCATGAAAGGCTTGAGGCTTCTTAACCGGGCAGACCCATTTGTGGAAGTCTCTGTTTCTGCTAGGGGAGAACATGTGCTTGCTGCTGCGGGAGAAGTTCATCTTGAGCGTTGCATAAAAGATTTGAAGGATAGATTTGCAAGGGTAAGCTTGGAAGTCTCTCCACCACTTGTCCCCTATAAAGAGACTATCCAAGGTGAGGTAAGTGATCTACTAGAGAATTTGAAATCGTTAAGTGGGAGCTTGGATTATATTGAAAGGAAAACACCAAATGGAAGATGTTGTGTTCGAGTACAAGTTTTGAAGCTTCCACCTTCACTGACTAAGGTGCTTGATAAAAGTGCTGATTTGCTTCGAGATATCATCGGAGGTAAGCTGGGCCAGTCCAATAAAAGCTCTGAAACTCAGAGATCAAGTCGTCTGGAAGATGAGAATTCAATTGAAGCTCTTAGAAAGCGAATAATGGATGCTGTGGAGGGTGATATTTTGGGTGGGACTGAAGAAAGTGACAAGGATCGGGCTGAGAAATGTAAAGCAATGTGGCTACAGTTTCTTAAGAGGATCTGGGCACTTGGACCTAGGCAGATTGGTCCTAATATCCTCTTCACCCCAGATTCCAGAGGGGAGGATGTTGAATTTCCTGTTCTTGTCAGGGGCTCCTCCCATGTATCTGAGAGATTGGGGTTTGTGGATGAATCTAGTAATGGTGGTATGGATGCAGAGCCATCTTCAGTTGTAACTCCGGCACTGTGCATGGAAGCTGAGAGTCTTGAGAGCAGTGTAATATCTGGATTTCAACTAGCTACTGCAGCTGGACCTTTATGCGAGGAACCAATGTGGGGTTTGGCTTTTGTTATTGAAGCACGCATTTCTCCATTGGAGGGACAACAGTCTGATGACTTAGAAACTTCTTACCAACCACTAGAGCAATATGGAATCTTCACAGGGCAGGTGATGAATACAGTGAAGGATGCTTGTAGGACAGCTGTGCTACAGAAGAAACCCCGGCTTGTGGAAGCCATGTATTTTTGTGAGTTGAACACTCCAACTGAATACCTAGGTCCTATGTATGCTGTGCTTGCTCGTAGGCGGGCTCgagttttgaaggaagaaatgcagGAAGGTTCTTCACTATTTACTGTACATGCTTATGTGCCAGTTTCTGAAAGCTTTGGTTTTCCGGATGAACTGAGGAGATGGACTTCTGGAGCTTCAAGTGCTTTACTTGTACTTAGCCATTGGGAAGCACTTCCTGAGGATCCTTTCTTTGTACCAAAAACAGAAGAGGAGATTGAAGAGTTTGGAGATGGTTCTAGTGTTCTGCATAATACAGCAAGAAAACTCATAGATGCAGTGAGACGGCAAAAGGGCCTTCCGGTAGAGGAAAaggtagtccagcatgcaacaAAGCAGAGGACCCTGGCTCGTAAAGTATAG
- the LOC100248167 gene encoding LOW QUALITY PROTEIN: uncharacterized protein LOC100248167 (The sequence of the model RefSeq protein was modified relative to this genomic sequence to represent the inferred CDS: deleted 2 bases in 1 codon), protein MFINKAAINSKPNIKLVFGMILWNYGPDVMDALLELILSLAASSGNYLDGCLDVLVSNFMPPYSFLDLLKQSRGLARKDQVLSRVHSTSEDISDLVPLVPSRLVPKVIQRMPNVFTEEPDREKLQLHSPLPLELQIGLAKTQTRDLTPMVRLIALLVACSLPFVTFQLASPFSCSFFFYNWYFRIMRFFCLYHTINGLMELIEMWAVLPFKLIVLHVENMLRLESGAIQELVGKMMLVAMMDRLVDLDVEIAWEEILQDDYSQGMFEMLEDIEEPAHDVKNDGGERIFKSKEFRGKLDSLRVLTFEHLESCEGGGRLIEVFKTLIPSFQTTVLNAYKSNLLRYFFLYYAFPFYFFGFVMFYACALDPENCGVRFARMLADFFVCSTFSTPMPPQQGFGAVQVQDYLNLAPMLMDTSTCVKYPSLGKVQSCSKNGSGVSLTCLLLLSEITSGVAYLASYLSHGKFLTTSFVDNILERSMRSQAGGLVFGILQKI, encoded by the exons ATGTTCATTAACAAAG CTGCAATCAATTCCAAACCTAATATTAAGTTGGTTTTTGGAATGATCCTCTGGAACTATGGACCTGATGTAATGGATGCTTTGCTTGAACTAATTTTATCATTG GCTGCTTCAAGTGGGAATTATCTTGATGGTTGCTTGGATGTGCTTGTCAGCAACTTTATGCCCCCTTATTCTTTCCTAGATTTACTGAAGCAGTCACGTGGTCTTGCAAGAAAAGACCAAGTTCTTTCACGGGTGCATTCAACATCGGAAGATATTTCTGATCTGGTGCCTCTAGTCCCCTCAAGACTAGTGCCGAAAGTAATCCAGAGAATGCCTAATGTGTTTACTGAGGAACCT GACCGGGAAAAACTGCAGTTGCACAGCCCCCTCCCCCTAGAGCTGCAGATTGGGTTAGCCAAGACTCAAACCCGAGACCTC ACACCAATGGTCCGTTTGATTGCATTATTAGTTGCTTGCTCTCTCCCTTTTGTAACCTTTCAACTAGCATCACCTTTTtcatgttctttctttttttataactgGTATTTCAGGATCATGAGGTTTTTTTGTCTATATCATACAATAAATGGTCTTATGGAACTGATTGAAATGTGGGCCGTATTACCTTTTAAG TTGATTGTGCTACATGTGGAGAACATGTTAAGGTTGGAGAGTGGTGCAATTCAAGAACTTGTTGGGAAAATGATGCTTGTGGCAATGATGGATAGGCTGGTAGACTTGGAT GTAGAGATTGCATGGGAGGAAATCTTACAAGATGACTACAGCCAAGGGATGTTTGAGATG CTAGAAGACATAGAAGAGCCAGCACATGATGTTAAAAATGATGGTGGTGAA AGGATCTTTAAGTCAAAAGAGTTTAGGGGGAAATTAGATAGCTTAAGGGTACTAACTTTTGAACATCTTGAATCTTGTGAAGGAGGTGGTCGATTGATTGAG GTATTTAAAACTCTTATACCGTCATTTCAGACAACTGTTCTGAATGCATACAAGTCAAATTTGCTCAGGTACTTCTTCCTCTATTATGCATTTCCTTTCTATTTCTTTGGT TTTGTGATGTTCTATGCCTGTGCTCTTGACCCTGAAAATTGTGGTGTGAGATTTGCTAGGATGCTTGCAGATTTTTTTGTTTGCAGTACTTTCTCCACCCCCATGCCCCCTCAACAG GGATTTGGTGCAGTACAAGTACAGGATTATCTCAATTTGGCTCCTATGTTAATGGATACTTCAACATGTGTGAAGTACCCCTCCCTTGGAAAAGTGCAAAGTTGCTCCAAGAATGGATCGGGTGTTTCTTTGACATGCCTACTGCTGTTGTCAGAAAT AACGAGTGGTGTTGCTTATCTTGCAAGTTATTTGTCCCATGGAAAGTTTCTGACAACCTCCTTTGTTGATAATATATTGGAAAG GTCTATGAGGTCTCAGGCTGGTGGTTTGGTGTTTGGAATATTGCAAAAAATTTAA